From a region of the Paraburkholderia hospita genome:
- the pstC gene encoding phosphate ABC transporter permease PstC — MSDLPLTSDGARSTPPGSTTQKAPSRAGDVIFGGISRLSAIVTLLLLGGIIVSLLVASLPTIQKFGLAFLWTADWDPPSEQFGALVPIYGTIATSIIALIIAVPVSFGIALFLTELSPAWLRRPLGIAIELLAAIPSIVYGMWGLLVFAPIFAEYFEKPLGKLLGGMPIIGALFKGAPIGIGILCAGVILAIMIIPYIASVMRDVFEVTPVLLKESAYGIGCTTWEVMWKIVLPFTKTGVIGGVMLGLGRALGETMAVTFVIGNTNLLDNVSLFSPGNSITSALANEFAEAAPGLHTAALMELGLILFVITFIVLAISKIMLLRLEKGEGAK, encoded by the coding sequence ATGTCCGACCTCCCTCTCACTTCTGACGGCGCCCGGTCGACTCCGCCCGGTAGTACGACGCAGAAAGCGCCCAGCCGCGCGGGCGACGTCATTTTCGGCGGCATTTCGCGGCTTTCCGCCATCGTCACGCTACTGCTGCTCGGCGGCATTATCGTGTCGTTGCTCGTCGCCTCGTTGCCGACGATCCAGAAATTCGGCCTCGCCTTCCTGTGGACGGCCGACTGGGATCCACCTTCCGAGCAGTTTGGCGCGCTGGTGCCCATCTACGGCACGATTGCGACGTCGATCATTGCACTCATCATCGCGGTGCCCGTGAGCTTCGGCATCGCGCTCTTTCTGACCGAACTATCGCCCGCCTGGCTGCGCCGGCCGCTCGGCATCGCGATCGAGCTGCTCGCCGCGATTCCGTCGATCGTCTACGGCATGTGGGGCCTGCTCGTGTTCGCGCCGATCTTCGCTGAGTATTTCGAAAAGCCGCTCGGCAAGCTGCTTGGCGGCATGCCGATCATCGGCGCGCTGTTCAAGGGTGCGCCCATCGGTATCGGCATTCTGTGCGCGGGCGTGATTCTCGCGATCATGATCATTCCGTACATCGCCTCCGTGATGCGCGACGTGTTCGAAGTTACGCCCGTGCTGCTGAAGGAATCGGCATACGGCATCGGCTGCACGACCTGGGAAGTGATGTGGAAGATCGTGCTTCCTTTCACGAAGACGGGTGTGATCGGCGGCGTGATGCTTGGCCTCGGCCGCGCGCTCGGCGAGACGATGGCCGTCACGTTTGTGATCGGCAATACGAATCTGCTCGACAACGTGTCGCTGTTCTCGCCGGGTAACAGCATCACGTCGGCGCTCGCGAACGAGTTCGCGGAAGCCGCGCCCGGCCTGCATACGGCCGCGTTGATGGAACTCGGCCTGATCCTTTTTGTGATTACCTTTATCGTGCTGGCGATTTCGAAGATCATGCTGCTTCGCCTCGAGAAAGGGGAGGGCGCGAAATGA
- the pstA gene encoding phosphate ABC transporter permease PstA, with protein MSQSSLNMPGSNDSVALEAMRTRLQKRRKVTNAIALTMSLAAMAFGLLWLVWILYTTLRLGIGGLSIELFTQSTPPPNTDGGGLANAIVGSLMLVVIATFVGTPIGIMAGVYLAEYGQKGWLASITRFINDILLSAPSIVVGLFVYALVVAKMGHFSGWAGVISLALLQVPIVIRTTENMLKLVPNALREAAFALGTPKWKMVLSITLKASVAGIVTGVLLAIARIAGETAPLLFTALSNQFFTLDMNQPVANLPVTIFKFAMSPFAQWQSLAWAGVFLITLGVLGLNILARTIFSNK; from the coding sequence ATGAGCCAGTCCTCGTTGAACATGCCGGGCAGCAACGACAGCGTCGCGCTCGAAGCGATGCGCACCCGGCTGCAAAAGCGCCGGAAAGTCACCAATGCGATCGCGCTGACGATGTCGCTCGCGGCAATGGCATTCGGCCTCCTGTGGCTCGTGTGGATCCTCTACACGACGCTGCGCCTTGGCATCGGTGGCCTGTCCATCGAACTGTTCACGCAGTCGACGCCGCCACCGAACACGGACGGCGGCGGCCTCGCGAACGCGATCGTCGGCAGCCTGATGCTGGTCGTGATTGCCACGTTCGTCGGCACGCCGATCGGCATCATGGCGGGTGTGTATCTCGCCGAGTACGGCCAGAAGGGCTGGCTCGCGAGCATCACGCGCTTCATCAACGACATTCTGCTGTCGGCGCCGTCGATCGTCGTCGGTCTGTTCGTGTATGCGCTCGTGGTTGCCAAGATGGGCCACTTCAGCGGCTGGGCAGGCGTGATCTCGCTGGCGCTGCTGCAGGTTCCCATCGTGATCCGCACCACGGAGAACATGCTGAAGCTCGTGCCGAACGCGCTGCGTGAAGCGGCTTTCGCGCTCGGCACGCCGAAGTGGAAGATGGTGCTGTCGATCACGCTGAAGGCGTCGGTGGCGGGTATCGTGACGGGCGTGTTGCTGGCCATCGCGCGTATCGCCGGTGAAACGGCACCGCTGCTCTTCACGGCGCTGTCCAATCAATTCTTCACGCTGGACATGAATCAACCGGTTGCGAACCTGCCGGTCACGATCTTCAAGTTCGCGATGAGCCCGTTTGCGCAGTGGCAATCGCTCGCGTGGGCTGGCGTCTTCCTGATCACGCTCGGAGTGTTGGGACTCAACATCCTCGCGCGTACGATCTTTTCGAACAAGT